A stretch of Henckelia pumila isolate YLH828 chromosome 4, ASM3356847v2, whole genome shotgun sequence DNA encodes these proteins:
- the LOC140865564 gene encoding probable sodium/metabolite cotransporter BASS1, chloroplastic, translating to MICCVMEMALQSCATKATRFQESQTRVYAASTPLPRLLLASASHPSPKLKISRPLHLPTTHLICRPRLKSPRCGNSSNELGATDSKSWVEVVGETISTAFPVWVALGCLLGLLRPHSFNWVQPKWTVMGITVTMLGMGMTLTFDDLRGALAMPKELFSGFALQYTVMPLSGFLVSKLLNLPSYYAAGLILVGCCPGGTASNIVTYIARGNVALSVLMTAASTICAVVMTPFLTAKLAGQFVAVDAAGLFMSTLQVVLLPVLAGAFLNQYFQKLVRFVSPLMPPIAVATVAILCGNAIAQSSSAILMSGRQVVLAVVLLHASGFFFGYVLSRILGIDVSSSRTISIEVGMQNSVLGVVLATQHFGDPLTAVPCAVSSVCHSIFGSALAGIWRQSVPVQNSAKKEN from the exons ATGATTTGCTGCGTTATGGAGATGGCATTACAGTCTTGCGCTACCAAAGCTACTCGTTTTCAGGAATCCCAAACTCGAGTATACGCAGCCTCAACGCCCCTGCCCAGATTACTTCTCGCTTCAGCCTCACACCCGAGTCCAAAGCTTAAAATCTCCCGTCCCCTGCATTTACCGACGACCCATTTAATCTGCAGGCCCAGATTGAAATCGCCACGGTGTGGCAATTCGTCGAACGAGTTGGGTGCTACCGATAGCAAGAGCTGGGTTGAAGTGGTCGGGGAGACGATTTCTACTGCGTTTCCCGTGTGGGTGGCTTTGGGCTGCTTGCTGGGCCTGTTGAGGCCCCATTCTTTCAATTGGGTCCAGCCTAAATGGACTGTGATGGGAATCACCGTCACCATGCTTGGCATGGGAATGACACTTACTTTTGATGATCTTCGTGGCGCTCTCGCTATGCCTAAGGAGTTGTTTTCTGGTTTTGCGCTACAATATACG GTGATGCCATTATCTGGTTTTCTCGTGAGCAAGCTCTTAAATTTGCCATCTTATTACGCGGCTGGCTTAATATTAGTTGGCTGCTGCCCTGGAG GGACTGCAAGTAATATTGTTACTTACATTGCACG AGGAAATGTGGCTCTCTCTGTACTGATGACGGCTGCAAGCACCATCTGTGCTGTG GTCATGACCCCTTTTCTGACAGCAAAACTTGCAGGGCAATTTGTTGCTGTAGATGCAGCTGGGCTGTTCATGTCGACCTTGCAG GTTGTGCTTCTTCCTGTTTTAGCTGGTGCATTTCTAAATCAGTATTTCCAGAAACTGGTTCGATTTGTATCTCCATTGATGCCGCCTATTGCTGTAGCAACTGTTGCGATTCTTTGTGGAAATGCAATCGCTCAGAGTTCTTCCGCAATCCTCATGTCTGGCCGGCAGGTGGTCCTAGCCGTTGTTCTTCTCCACGCATCTGGTTTTTTCTTTGGTTATGTACTttcaagaattcttgggatCGACGTCTCATCTTCAAGAACAATTTCTATCGAGGTTGGCATGCAG AATTCAGTACTCGGTGTTGTCCTTGCGACTCAACACTTCGGCGATCCATTAACCGCGGTGCCGTGTGCAGTTTCTAGTGTGTGTCACTCCATCTTTGGAAGTGCACTGGCCGGAATCTGGAGACAGAGCGTCCCGGTTCAAAACAGTGCAAAGAAAGAAAACTAG
- the LOC140860400 gene encoding uncharacterized protein: MKIPQVNKLTQSPFEYELAENNNVSATTRNENKRSREIDKVNRLRQEDAEGDDTEEGIKNERVEKQDDKLFNDNVAKEAEWFRGDDESQVVPIDIGNVESSEDSDIDNEDDLKSCEGSDGENDVKNFPIFNTVEYYDPTFELDMIFSNRDEIRQAIHSQAIKTKRNLKITKNDNVRMYAKCADMECGWKFHALKLTGKCTYQIRQYEPNHTCGMSFRIKNLKSSWLSRKYANKIRSDPKRNVKGFQVDIMEDLRCRVSDYQAYRAKSQAIELVEGQVNSQYALLWDFANEIKRTNPGSTIIVGIEEANCDNRFDRLYMCLYASKVGFLSGCRHFIGVDGCHLKGPHGGVLLTAVGVDPNNSNFPIAFAIVNNKTGETWGWFLSLLKLDLNIEKDYEWTFMSDKQKGLVQAINEVFPSADHRFCVRHLHENFKRAGFRGQAFKIALWNCAMATTVNEFGRRMEILKELDKSAVE, encoded by the exons atgaaaattccaCAAGTAAATAAGCTTACACAGTCTCCTTTCGAATATG AGTTGGCTGAGAATAACAATGTGAGTGCAACCACGAGGAATGAAAATAAGAGATCAAGGGAGATAGATAAGGTAAATCGGCTGAGGCAAGAAGATGCAGAAGGTGATGATACCGAGGAGGGAATTAAGAATGAGAGGGTGGAAAAACAG GATGACAAGCTTTTCAATGATAATGTGGCCAAAGAGGCTGAGTGGTTTAGAGGAGATGATGAATCACAAGTGGTACCCATTGACATTGGAAATGTGGAGTCTAGTGAAGATAGTGACATTGATAATGAAGATGATTTGAAAAGTTGTGAAGGATCAGATGGTGAAAATGATGTGAAGAACTTTCCTATTTTTAATACTGTGGAATATTATGATCCTACTTTTGAGTTAGACATGATTTTTAGCAACAGAGATGAGATAAGGCAGGCAATACACTCACAAGCCATCAAAACAAAAAGAAACTTGAAGATTACCAAGAATGACAATGTCAGAATGTATGCTAAGTGTGCTGACATGGAATGTGGATGGAAGTTTCATGCGTTGAAGCTTACCGGCAAATGTACATATCAAATAAGGCAGTATGAACCTAATCATACTTGTGGAATGAGTTTTcgcataaaaaatttgaaatcaaGCTGGTTGTCTAGGAAATACGCAAACAAGATCAGATCAGACCCCAAGAGAAACGTGAAAGGATTTCAGGTTGATATAATGGAAGATCTACGATGCCGTGTTTCCGATTATCAAGCATATAGGGCTAAATCGCAGGCTATTGAACTAGTTGAGGGTCAGGTAAATTCACAGTATGCATTGCTTTGGGATTTTGCAAATGAGATAAAGAGAACGAACCCTGGGAGTACAATTATAGTAGGCATTGAGGAAGCAAATTGTGATAATAGATTTGACAGACTTTACATGTGTTTGTATGCTTCAAAGGTAGGGTTTCTATCTGGTTGTAGGCATTTCATTGGGGTCGATGGGTGTCATTTGAAAGGACCTCATGGTGGAGTGTTGTTGACAGCAGTAGGTGTAGATCCAAATAATAGCAATTTTCCCATTGCCTTCGCCATAGTGAATAACAAGACAGGGGAAACATGGGGTTGGTTTTTAAGTTTGTTGAAGTTAGATTTAAACATTGAGAAAGATTATGAGTGGACTTTCATGTCAGACAAACAAAAAGGGTTGGTTCAGGCAATCAATGAGGTGTTTCCAAGCGCTGATCATCGGTTTTGTGTTCGGCACTtgcatgaaaattttaaaagagcTGGATTTAGAGGTCAAGCATTTAAGATTGCGCTATGGAATTGTGCTATGGCCACAACTGTGAACGAGTTTGGAAGAAGAATGGAAATATTAAAGGAGTTGGATAAAAGTGCAGTGGAATAG
- the LOC140867530 gene encoding uncharacterized protein, which produces MEGKFHGLPPLKRFRLMQQVEEQEKENFHLNQKIENHTTHSRLPAKKRKECRDLPLFFLDSTNNAEFCLPAKKRVWAVQPLDLNLEYEPSLDFDEQEIPPGDQKLLSSGSINHGVGIEGENVETEANCVNEEIDGIVCAVCESTDGDPTDPIVLCDGCDLMVHTTCYGHPFTDGVPDGEWFCAQCLATKSSRKPEISCCLCSLSGGALKPTADSKWAHLVCAIYVPEVFFSDPDGRESIDCSKIPERRWKQECYVCESKKGCVIDCSEPNCKLAFHVTCGLKAELCIEYRQRKNRGAVVAAFCAAHTDLWKKQVQTGKFKIVARDEHK; this is translated from the exons ATGGAAGGCAAGTTTCATGGCCTACCTCCTCTCAAACGATTCAGGCTCATGCAGCAAGTAGAAGAGCAAGAGAAAGAAAATTTTCACCTGaatcaaaaaattgaaaatcacACGACCCATTCACGCCTTCCCGCGAAAAAGCGTAAAGAATGCCGAGATTTGCCCCTTTTTTTTCTCGATTCCACCAACAATGCTGAGTTCTGCTTGCCAGCCAAGAAAAGGGTCTGGGCAGTTCAACCCCTAGACCTCAACCTTGAATACGAACCATCCCTTGATTTTGATGAACAGGAAATCCCGCCTGGTGACCAGAAGTTGTTGTCATCGGGATCCATCAACCATGGCGTTGGAATCGAGGGAGAAAATGTGGAAACAGAAGCAAACTGCGTAAATGAAGAAATCGACGGGATTGTTTGCGCTGTGTGTGAAAGCACAGACGGGGATCCAACTGACCCCATTGTGCTATGCGACGGCTGTGATCTAATGGTTCACACCACATGCTACGGTCATCCTTTCACCGACGGCGTGCCTGACGGTGAATGGTTCTGCGCCCAATGCTTAGCTACAAAATCATCCCGCAAACCTGAAATTTCATGCTGCCTCTGTTCTCTGTCTGGTGGCGCGCTGAAGCCCACAGCTGACAGCAAATGGGCTCATCTAGTCTGCGCAATTTACGTGCCGGAAGTGTTTTTCAGCGACCCCGATGGCAGAGAAAGCATCGATTGTAGCAAGATACCGGAGAGAAGATGGAAGCAAGAGTGTTACGTTTGTGAATCGAAAAAGGGGTGCGTCATCGACTGTTCCGAGCCAAATTGCAAGCTGGCGTTTCACGTAACGTGCGGTTTGAAGGCGGAGCTCTGCATCGAGTATCGGCAAAGGAAGAACAGGGGCGCTGTTGTTGCCGCATTTTGCGCAGCTCATACTGATCTCTGGAAGAAG CAAGTGCAGACTGGGAAATTCAAGATCGTGGCTAGAGATGAGCACAAGTAA
- the LOC140867557 gene encoding phylloplanin-like, which produces MALKVLVLISILVVGCVVPMVQGQLFGLLGLLKIQGILYCTANGNIGVNGTTSTPVFPNALVQLQCGGNVVSTATTNRSGIFSIVLDPLNIVLSTLLSGCKLVVNTPLASCDATLPSIGSLESTLQFLGNVILGLLNVGNIIPSGFQFNANLN; this is translated from the exons ATGGCCTTGAAAGTCCTTGTTTTGATTAGCATTTTGGTTGTTGGTTGTGTTGTGCCAATGGTTCAAGGCCAACTTTTTGGACTCCTTGGTTTGCTTAAGATCCAAGGAATTTTGTACTGCACTGCTAATGGCAATATAGGAGTTAATGGCACAACCAGTACTCCGGTTTTCCCCA ATGCTTTGGTGCAATTGCAATGTGGTGGAAATGTGGTTTCCACAGCTACGACAAATCGCTCCGGTATATTCTCTATAGTGTTAGACCCGCTGAACATTGTCCTTTCCACGCTTCTTTCCGGCTGCAAACTCGTAGTTAACACGCCTTTGGCGTCGTGTGATGCGACTTTGCCATCCATCGGCTCCTTGGAATCAACCTTACAGTTCCTTGGCAATGTGATTTTAGGGCTGTTGAACGTTGGAAACATTATCCCATCTGGTTTTCAGTTCAATGCTAATCTGAACTAA
- the LOC140860399 gene encoding uncharacterized protein has protein sequence MEALWNLEDKWKLSTKKAVALFSCISILVITICVVTALKRRSKCRQKGVDILSQEPCGGGDVSAAEPPVYRRWDSVKKALMGSVRWSGRSKWEEEGCLRGSQRETPTPLLVGRNLEGLEVGWQSHNSTSAVWQRPILMGEKCELPRFSGLILYDQRGMPLHQCEEDSSIHFQDLKQPVRVERITLKDLL, from the exons ATGGAAGCACTGTGGAATTTGGAGGATAAATGGAAGCTATCAACAAAGAAGGCTGTTGCATTATTTTCATGCATTTCCATTTTGGTGATCACTATATGTGTAGTGACAGCACTGAAGAGAAGATCAAAATGTAGGCAAAAAGGGGTCGATATTTTGAGTCAAGAACCATGCGGAGGCGGGGATGTTTCGGCGGCTGAGCCGCCGGTATACAGGCGGTGGGACTCCGTGAAGAAGGCTCTGATGGGATCGGTACGGTGGAGCGGGCGGAGCAAATGGGAGGAGGAGGGATGTTTAAGAGGTAGTCAAAGGGAGACACCTACACCGTTGCTTGTGGGAAGAAATCTTGAAGGATTGGAAGTAGGGTGGCAGAGCCATAATTCAACCTCCGCCGTGTGGCAAAGGCCGATTCTAATGGGCGAAAAGTGCGAACTTCCGAGATTCAGTGGGCTCATTCTGTATGATCAGAGAGGAATGCCACTGCATCAGTGTGAAGAAGATAGTAGCATCCACTTTCAG GATCTGAAACAGCCCGTCAGAGTTGAGAGAATTACACTGAAGGACTTGCTATGA